The DNA region GCTTCTCAATTTTTCGTAGTACATGGTTGCTCTTCTTAGCTTCCTCAGCAGCAGCAGCACCTTCTCCCTCCTGCCATGTGTCAACCAAAAGTAACCATCAGCATATACGGGAAAGAAGGAAGCCATTGCTATAGGACATTCAAATTCTCAACATATGGAAATGTGGGGATACTTCTATAGTAGTTGAATAAATTAGTTGCTGGAGTTGAATAGTTGTAGGTAAAGCGAATAAGCTGGCTtttgaaaattaggaaaaatagcTTTATTTAGATATAGCAGAATGTCACTGAGCAGAGATTAAACTATATATAAGACAGTCTTTGCTGCATCATTAGATGTCAAGAGAATCCTCAATCAGACCTAATTATTACTTCACTcatacatttttattttctatctttatCTATTCTTTCTCAATCTTGGGCAAGTTATTTCTGATCAAAACAGGAAATCATGCCCAAACACCAAAAAATGTCAAAGCAGTCATAGATCATGGTCACCAGTAATAATTCGCATGgcatgatgaattatgattggataataaaatAGAAAGAGCTGTGGAAGCCACATAGTAAAGAATCAACAACTACTAGTCAATTGATGTTAACAAAGTATGGAAGAGTAAGATAACAAAATTTGGCTACCTCAGCAGTTTCCTTCTTAGCAGCAGCCCCCTTCTTCTTCCTACCAATGTCAACACCGTAGTGCTGAAGGTACCACTGTTTAAAGGGTGCTGCATCAACCTGAACAATTGCACTCTTGACTAGAGTCTGTGTGCGAACAAGTTCATTGTTCGAGGCATTGTAGACGACATCAAGGATACGGGTCTTACGGGTGGTTGCCTCACTACCCCATGAATAGTTTCCTGTATCTAATCTCAGTGCCCTCCATTTAACATTGCCACCACGAACACGGATTCGTCTGACGGTCTTGTTACTTGAGATTTTAGTATTAGCAGGTTGACGGCCGAGCTCGTACCTTTAACAATAAGAAAAATAGATTCACACAAAATCAGCAGTCCAATCAATCTTTCCATTACAACATCACAAAACATAGTATATTTTCAACAGATTTCTCAACATCGGCAATGCTAACGATATTCTTTTATAGCAGCCATTTTGTTGCAAGTATTTTATGTCCTTTATTTTCACTCCTATCTTAATCATCAATTGAATTTATACAAATGTAGATTAATACTGTTTCATTATCTTAGTTAATCTAATAATTATTCCTGGGATTCAGGGTAGGTCACTTGATGAGCTCCCGAACCTCCACCATGTAGGTGGGGGTTCGATGAGGAAAGagtgcaacaacaacaataataacaacataaccagtgtaatcccacaaagtgcggtctgggtagagtgtacgcagaccttaccaaGGTAGGGAGCCTGTTTCCGAaaaaccctcggctcaagaaaagtATAACAAAGAAGGTCAGACAAGAATTGATGGAAGTAAAGAAAAGTAAGCAAAGTAAGCATCATGAAGAAAAGTCACAGAAATCGAAGTACTATCGATAGTCCTTATGAAGAAAAGTAACAGTAACTACAGCAAACTAACACGATAATGAAAGCACAACATGAGGAGAAAAAGCAAGTGATA from Lycium ferocissimum isolate CSIRO_LF1 unplaced genomic scaffold, AGI_CSIRO_Lferr_CH_V1 ctg258, whole genome shotgun sequence includes:
- the LOC132043530 gene encoding small ribosomal subunit protein eS8, with translation MGISRDSMHKRRATGGKKKAWRKKRKYELGRQPANTKISSNKTVRRIRVRGGNVKWRALRLDTGNYSWGSEATTRKTRILDVVYNASNNELVRTQTLVKSAIVQVDAAPFKQWYLQHYGVDIGRKKKGAAAKKETAEEGEGAAAAEEAKKSNHVLRKIEKRQADRKLDSHLEEQFSSGRLLACISSRPGQCGRADGYILEGKELEFYMKKLQKKKGKSGAGGAA